The Arachis ipaensis cultivar K30076 chromosome B10, Araip1.1, whole genome shotgun sequence DNA window TCTACTGTTAATTGTTTTACAATCAACAATCagtcatttttttttttcaaatttaccCTTAATTATCCATTCCAATCCTAactcaaccccaaccaaacccaaaccCAAAAGCAAAACCCAGCCAACCAAAACCCTATCCCTTTCCCACAACACCACCTAAGTTGTCCCCATCACCCCTTCCTTGATCATCCCTGCCACCCCCATTACAATCGCACTACCCGCACCTCCACATTAACCCCACCATGCACCTCACTATTTATCGCACTACCTACACCTGATCCTATCTCACCGATATACCTCGCTACCTACTCGCACCTCACCATTGCACTAACCCCATCGGCGCACCATTGCAACACAAGCATTCAACAACAATAGAGATGACAAGcattcaacaacaataatagagATGAGAGACAAAAAGAAATTGAAGTAAGAAAGAGACCAAATCAGaggggaaaagaagaaaaagtgatGGAGGTTGCAACAAAGAGAAAGCACGCCTGAGGAGGAGGGAGGGAGAGGTGGCCGTGGAGCTGGCTCGTCACCCCAAACCTCTATTGCATTGTCACTATCCTTGTCCTCCACGGCACCATTGGTGTCGATATTTCTTCCTTCTCAACAGCACCCCCGTCTCAAAGGGACTCCAAGATCTCTCAATCTCTCTCCATTTGCCTTTGCCTTTGCCTTGATCtagtttttctttccttttttaggAAAAGAAAATCCAAATGCTTATGTGGTGGTTGTCATTGAAGGATGAGGTGTTGGTGAGTTTATGATGATGGTGACTTTTGAGGTGATCATTGGTGGAGTCTATTGGTGGTAAGCGTGAGGTGAAAGAGGGCGGTGGTGACGGGGAATGTTATGGTAGTGACAGGGAATGTTATGGTAGTGATGGAGGAGGAGGAAGGTCGGAGTAGAGGGGTTGGCAGTGGTGGAAGCAAAAGGAAAAGGGGGGAGGGTTTGGGGTTTGGGTGGTTGGGTTTGGGGTTTGGTTGGTTGGGTTTTTGATTTGGGTTTGGGTTTGACTAGTTGTTGACCATAAAAAAAATTCACGATAAGGGTAGAATTGAAACTTATTTCAAACGTTAGGgataaaattgaatcaaattaaacattaATGGATACTtttgataattttaaaaaatttcaacaataaaaaatatattttaccataattttttttgttgaaaaaataGCCTTTATCATTGTACTATACAATTGATATTGCAGTTATTAAGTTTGGTTTTTTAGTCTCATTAGAGTAATATTTGAAAAAATGTTCAAAAGTTGTAAAACTTGAATAGTTAAAATTTCTCTTAAATTTATGTTGAATGTTATTGTTGTGTATGTTGAATTTTAGTTATGCTTGAGACTCATCTTGATATAGATACAGAGTAAGTAAAGAAAGATGCCATTATTGGAAAAGTAGAGACTCTTAAGTTTTCAATGATTGGAATGTTAATGAAAAGCCTTAACTTTTCATTTAACACCTTATTTGATTCCTTAACAAATGATTTAGGATGCGTGTTAGTGAAATTCCTTTtgtttttatgtttaaaattGAAGTTTCAAATTATTGTGTTTTTCCTTTGTTTATAAATTTCAATGAATTGATTTTGACCATAAATCATATGTAGTAAGTGTAATACTTCATAGTTTTCAATTTGAGTATCTTATCTAGTCGTTTCTCTAATTGTTGCAGTTAAACATATTTTTAACAATTTAGATAGACAAAAGCCTATTGGTAATGCAAAACTTGGGTTAGACAAGCCAGGAATTAGTGGGAACATTCTGAATGATAAATCAAATGACAAGTCTTTGAACACATTCGATAGGGAAAATGATGTTTCCAAGCCTTTGTTGGGCGGAAAATCTAACCCGTTTATAAAGGAAGAAAATGATACTAATGAGGCTTTCCAAACGATTGCTAATGACGAGATCAAGCCAAAACCTAATGTTCAAAAAAATGGCTTTTCAAAGTTGAAGCAAAACTCATCACTTGAAATACGGGACAATTCTACGGGTGGTGTCATCTCAGGGGAAGAAGCTAAGACAATCTCAATTGAGAAAATGATTCCAAGGGCAAAGGTTGATTCAGAAAAGGGTGCATTGAAGCTTGTTAAGGGTATTACTGGACAATCTAAGAAGGGATTGGCGGAGGATGTTGCTCCGCGAAAGGGAAAAAACGATGTTTTGGGCGAAGTTTCAAAAACAAAGATGGAGGATAATGTGCCAAATGGCAATGATGTGAATATAGCTTTGACTTCGAAGGAGAAATATAGACTACAACGAGCAAATGATTGTTGTGATGTTGAGGATGGCCCTTCCAAGAAGTTAAAGATAGATGCTAAACTCTCAAAGCCTGATAGTGACAAGTTCCGTGAAGAATCTCCTGGAATTACTCCAACGGTGGAAGCCAATCTAGATCACCATCCAACAAAAGTTATTCGAAGACCCAATATTGATGATGAGCCTCGCAAGAAGTTAAAGACAAATGAGAAAAACTCAAAAACCTCCAATGACAAGTTTCAAAAAGAATCTCCTAGAGTTACTCCAACTGTGGAACCCAACGTAGATTGCGATGCAGAAGAAGTGAATCAAAGGCCTTATGTTGAGGATGGCCCTTCCAAGAATTTAAAGACAACTGAGAAACTCCCAAAACCCCCAAGCGACAAGTTTCAAAAAGAATCTCCCGGAGTTACTCCAAGGCCGTATGTTGAGGTTGGCCCTTCCAAGAAGTTAAAGACAACTGAGAAACTCTCAAAACCCCCAAGTGACAAGTTTCAAAAAGAATCTCCCGGAGTTACTCCAAGGCCGTATGTTGAGGATGGCCCTTCCAAGAAGTTAAAGACTACTGAGAAACTCTCAAAACCCCCAAGCGACAAGTTTCGAAAGGAATCTCCCAGAGTTTCTCCATCTGAGGAACCCAAGTTGGATTGCAATGTAGCCGAAGTGACTAGAAGACCCGATGTTGTAAGTTGCATTCCAAGTATTCTCTTTATCTTGATTGTTCTTGTTCCTTGGACACAACTCAAAAATCTTATTCC harbors:
- the LOC107621071 gene encoding protein ANTI-SILENCING 1 isoform X4: MAAEEPSKLDDPEFQWGKKKGVGGKKKDVQFYSSFTYDGVEYTLYDSVYLYKEGEPEPYIGKLIKIWETADKAKKVKVLWYFRPGEIRNFLEGCEVRWNELFLACGDGVGLANLNPLEAIVGKCNVLCILKDSRNPQPSNEELHLAEFVFYRFFDVGQRKVLDKIDDMIAGVEVKHIFNNLDRQKPIGNAKLGLDKPGISGNILNDKSNDKSLNTFDRENDVSKPLLGGKSNPFIKEENDTNEAFQTIANDEIKPKPNVQKNGFSKLKQNSSLEIRDNSTGGVISGEEAKTISIEKMIPRAKVDSEKGALKLVKGITGQSKKGLAEDVAPRKGKNDVLGEVSKTKMEDNVPNGNDVNIALTSKEKYRLQRANDCCDVEDGPSKKLKIDAKLSKPDSDKFREESPGITPTVEANLDHHPTKVIRRPNIDDEPRKKLKTNEKNSKTSNDKFQKESPRVTPTVEPNVDCDAEEVNQRPYVEDGPSKNLKTTEKLPKPPSDKFQKESPGVTPRPYVEVGPSKKLKTTEKLSKPPSDKFQKESPGVTPRPYVEDGPSKKLKTTEKLSKPPSDKFRKESPRVSPSEEPKLDCNVAEVTRRPDVDRSKWFKEIPWEERMKTAHERGKLVLLENLDPSLTSEQVQDIIFQGFKESCTAHMIQKTACASPHSAHLLEALGVLAFQGRSQHFMVIIF
- the LOC107621071 gene encoding protein ANTI-SILENCING 1 isoform X2, whose translation is MAAEEPSKLDDPEFQWGKKKGVGGKKKDVQFYSSFTYDGVEYTLYDSVYLYKEGEPEPYIGKLIKIWETADKAKKVKVLWYFRPGEIRNFLEGCEVGGNELFLACGDGVGLANLNPLEAIVGKCNVLCILKDSRNPQPSNEELHLAEFVFYRFFDVGQRKVLDKIDDMIAGVEVKHIFNNLDRQKPIGNAKLGLDKPGISGNILNDKSNDKSLNTFDRENDVSKPLLGGKSNPFIKEENDTNEAFQTIANDEIKPKPNVQKNGFSKLKQNSSLEIRDNSTGGVISGEEAKTISIEKMIPRAKVDSEKGALKLVKGITGQSKKGLAEDVAPRKGKNDVLGEVSKTKMEDNVPNGNDVNIALTSKEKYRLQRANDCCDVEDGPSKKLKIDAKLSKPDSDKFREESPGITPTVEANLDHHPTKVIRRPNIDDEPRKKLKTNEKNSKTSNDKFQKESPRVTPTVEPNVDCDAEEVNQRPYVEDGPSKNLKTTEKLPKPPSDKFQKESPGVTPRPYVEVGPSKKLKTTEKLSKPPSDKFQKESPGVTPRPYVEDGPSKKLKTTEKLSKPPSDKFRKESPRVSPSEEPKLDCNVAEVTRRPDVDRSKWFKEIPWEERMKTAHERGKLVLLENLDPSLTSEQVQDIIFQGFKESCTAHMIQKTACASPHSGQAFVIFKKKETADMVVKKLQEDSLLMSNGCPLVGSIGRPCFPGKKPAFYGHYFLDQSRMLQQREMKNAVSTSHCSQPNNIEYDMAMDWCLLQKRAEKAWSILYQVYTFRLMPEIIFIYAFCIVY
- the LOC107621071 gene encoding protein ANTI-SILENCING 1 isoform X1, whose protein sequence is MAAEEPSKLDDPEFQWGKKKGVGGKKKDVQFYSSFTYDGVEYTLYDSVYLYKEGEPEPYIGKLIKIWETADKAKKVKVLWYFRPGEIRNFLEGCEVRWNELFLACGDGVGLANLNPLEAIVGKCNVLCILKDSRNPQPSNEELHLAEFVFYRFFDVGQRKVLDKIDDMIAGVEVKHIFNNLDRQKPIGNAKLGLDKPGISGNILNDKSNDKSLNTFDRENDVSKPLLGGKSNPFIKEENDTNEAFQTIANDEIKPKPNVQKNGFSKLKQNSSLEIRDNSTGGVISGEEAKTISIEKMIPRAKVDSEKGALKLVKGITGQSKKGLAEDVAPRKGKNDVLGEVSKTKMEDNVPNGNDVNIALTSKEKYRLQRANDCCDVEDGPSKKLKIDAKLSKPDSDKFREESPGITPTVEANLDHHPTKVIRRPNIDDEPRKKLKTNEKNSKTSNDKFQKESPRVTPTVEPNVDCDAEEVNQRPYVEDGPSKNLKTTEKLPKPPSDKFQKESPGVTPRPYVEVGPSKKLKTTEKLSKPPSDKFQKESPGVTPRPYVEDGPSKKLKTTEKLSKPPSDKFRKESPRVSPSEEPKLDCNVAEVTRRPDVDRSKWFKEIPWEERMKTAHERGKLVLLENLDPSLTSEQVQDIIFQGFKESCTAHMIQKTACASPHSGQAFVIFKKKETADMVVKKLQEDSLLMSNGCPLVGSIGRPCFPGKKPAFYGHYFLDQSRMLQQREMKNAVSTSHCSQPNNIEYDMAMDWCLLQKRAEKAWSILYQVYTFRLMPEIIFIYAFCIVY
- the LOC107621071 gene encoding protein ANTI-SILENCING 1 isoform X3 is translated as MAAEEPSKLDDPEFQWGKKKGVGGKKKDVQFYSSFTYDGVEYTLYDSVYLYKEGEPEPYIGKLIKIWETADKAKKVKVLWYFRPGEIRNFLEGCEVRWNELFLACGDGVGLANLNPLEAIVGKCNVLCILKDSRNPQPSNEELHLAEFVFYRFFDVGQRKVLDKIDDMIAGVEVKHIFNNLDRQKPIGNAKLGLDKPGISGNILNDKSNDKSLNTFDRENDVSKPLLGGKSNPFIKEENDTNEAFQTIANDEIKPKPNVQKNGFSKLKQNSSLEIRDNSTGGVISGEEAKTISIEKMIPRAKVDSEKGALKLVKGITGQSKKGLAEDVAPRKGKNDVLGEVSKTKMEDNVPNGNDVNIALTSKEKYRLQRANDCCDVEDGPSKKLKIDAKLSKPDSDKFREESPGITPTVEANLDHHPTKVIRRPNIDDEPRKKLKTNEKNSKTSNDKFQKESPRVTPTVEPNVDCDAEEVNQRPYVEDGPSKNLKTTEKLPKPPSDKFQKESPGVTPRPYVEVGPSKKLKTTEKLSKPPSDKFQKESPGVTPRPYVEDGPSKKLKTTEKLSKPPSDKFRKESPRVSPSEEPKLDCNVAEVTRRPDVDRSKWFKEIPWEERMKTAHERGKLVLLENLDPSLTSEQVQDIIFQGFKESCTAHMIQKTACASPHSGQAFVIFKKKETADMVVKKLQEDSLLMSNGCPLVGSIGRPCFPGKKPAFYGHYFLDQSRMLQQREMKNAVSTSHCSQPNNIEYDMAMDWCLLQKRAEKAWSILYQHQGDELRKLKAKLKTKI